CGAACGAGGCCAGTTGCAGCACGCTGTCTCTCATCTTGGACAAACCAAAACGCGTAATACCCAGTACCTCGCCCTTGTAGGTCATCACATCAGCCAGGAGCTGCATGTGTCGCGGATCAATACCCATGTCACCCATGACCTCGCCGATTTCGTCTGCGATAGTGGTTCTTGCAGCCTCAATACCCAAAACATCTCGGCATTCCATTACATTGTTTGAGCGCGCCTTGATACCGATGACACCTTCCGTCGTCATACATTCTCGAAGCCCATAACCCTCAACCAAGACGGTGTGAGTGTTTTGTTCCGAGGTCTGGATGATGGCACGAGTTGCTTCGGGATAACCAGAAATCGGTACTGTGGGAAGCACACGACGCAGGAAATTGGCCCGTAGCAGCATGTCCCCGGTGTCATCAGCAGCGGCTTTGCTTCGGGCAGTCGTCCTCTTTGTAGAGTCGCTGACATCGCGCACACGAACAATAATTCTCTCGCCGTCAATTGACAGATCATCGCGTTGCACCTTCAACTTGCGCTGCTTGCAGATTGCCTCAGCGATGTCGTAAGGCCCAATACCCAGGTGCATGTCTGAGAGAGCGGTTGAATCGATTTGGAGAACGACATTGCCCTCGTTGGTACGCCACTCATCCTCGACGAAACGCAAGACATCAGAAATGTACGTCTTTTCGATGCGTCCCTTGACCACTCGCGCCGCCTCGATCTGTTCATTGTTTTCCAGCGGGCAAGTGATAACTGGAGTACTGATGGTCTTCGAAGCATTGATGATTTCCTTGATTCGAGGAACACCCTGAGTGATACTCATACCAGCAACACCGGCGAAATGGAACGTCTTCAGTGTCATCTGAGTACCAGGTTCACCGATAGAATGGGCGCCGACAGCACCGACAGCATGCCCAGGTTCGACGTGCGCCTTCTTGTACTTGTCAAGACACATCTTGATGAAGAGGCGGAGTGTGGACAAGGTAACCTTGGCCGTCCGGTCGGCGTGGTCCTGAGCTGTTGCCCTCACCATCACATCGCCCTCAAATCCAGCAAGCTTCCTGACCCGCTCCAGCTTCGATGCCAGACCTTCGACGTGGGTCTCAATCGCTTTAAGAAATCCTCTGGCACCTTCGTGTTCGTCGATACCATAGTCGCTCGTGTCCCCATAATCCAGGACTTCATTATGCAGGAGGCCACGTCGGACATAACGTCTTCGTTCGGTCTCCAATACGGAGTCGCAGAACGACCTGATCTCTTCTGGGGTCATGGATGCCTCGCTATTGTCCCTGGTCAAGCTCTCTGCGTGAGTCCAGGTTCGCAGGAAATGCACCGGCTCTGCAGAACCTTCCATATCGACGGGGTCGAGTTTGTCCGCGCCAAACTGGAACTGCACAATGCCACCACCCGAGGTTCGCACTGTATCATCGTACTGCGTGGACAAATCTTCAAGTGACTTCATGAGTCGTCGAGACATGTAGCCAGTTTCAGCAGTCTTGACAGCTGTATCGACCAGACCTTCACGGCCCGACATGGCGTGAAAGATGAACTCGGTGGGGAAAAGGCCGGTGTAAAAGCTGTTCTTGACGAAACCCTTTGATGGAGGCTGCCGAGCATTTTTGTGAAAGTGCGGAAGAGTTCGATCCTGAAACCCGTCCGCCACACGTGAACCGCCGATAATCTGCTGTCCGACGAGTGCAACCATCTGCGCCACGTTGATGTCCGAACCTTTGGAGCCAGACTTGGCCATAATAAGAGGGGCGTTGTTGCGGCTCAGGGTGTCAACGCAGTATGAACCCGCCTGCTGTCGGACTTTGCTCAGAATACCAGACATGGAGTTTTCCAGGGTTTGCTCCTGGTTGCAGCCAGCTGCCTTCTCAAGTTTGCCGGCTTTGAAGGTCTCGATGAGGTCATCGCACTGTTTGTAGGCGACGGCTACCagcttttctttctcttcgtTGAGCGACTGGGTTGGGAAGACATCTCCCACGCCAATGGAGAAGCCTCGGTTTGTCAATTGACGCGCACACAGCTTGGCAAGTCTGTTCATGGCGACGACAGCTTCGTCTGGGCCAAAATCACGAAGAATGACATAGAAAATTGAATCCTTCTTGCCTGATCCCACTGTAGACTTGTCCATGCGACCACACATGACCTCGGAGTTGCGTACAACAAGCCAGCCGTCGTTGGGGTCCATGTCGGGGCATTGGCCGGGTCGGGCCTTGTACGCTCGGCACTTGGCATCAAGGTTGACCTTGACCCGTGAATCCTTGTTGGGTCGCATGAGCATACTGAAGAGCTGCTTTCCGGTCCAAAGAGCCTGTGGTGCAATAATGGCTGGCGGAGGCATATCAAGGTGGGTTTTACCATCCATCATGTGCATGCACAGATAGGTGAAGGTCTTGCGGTCAAAGAATCGATCCTTACTGCTGAGCAAGAAAGCCGCCGTGATGAAATCCTGGGTCGCAGCAATGACAGGTTCGCCGTTCTTGGGTGTCGCCAAGTTGTGCTTGATTCCCATCAGATTGATGGCTTCAGCACGAGCTTCCTCTGTCTGCGGAACATGGAGGTTcatctcatcaccatcaaaaTCGGCGTTGTACGGCCCACAAACACACTCGTTGAGCCTGAATGTCCTCCAAGGACGAACTTTTGCAAGATGGCTCATGATACTCAGTTTATGCAGAGACGGCTGACGGTTGAAGAGCACAATATCGTTGTCCTCAAGATGGCGCTCAACGACATCTCCATATTTGAGATCTCGGGCTGTATTATCCCTGTTGGCAAATTTCAAGTTGATCGAGTAGCCACCGTCATCCTGCTTGACGACTCGCTGCGCCCCTGGCCAGACATCGACTCCATTCTTGATACACTGGCGGAGCTTCTCGATATTGTGTCGCTGTACCCTTTCGGGGTAGGTAAGGTTCTTGGCAACAAGTTGAGGGACAGCCACTTGATCGATACCGAGGTTAGGGTCAGGGGAGATGACGGTTCTTCCAGAGAAGTCGACACGCTTTCCAGAGAGGTTTCCTCGGAAGCGGCCTTGCTTGCCCTTCAGGCGTTGGCAGAAGCCCCTCGTGGCTTTACCGAATCCAGGCTGCTGGAGGCCGGGAACATCACTATTGACGTACATGGCGATCTGGGTCTGCAAGTATTCCCACTGTTCCATGATCGTCTGAACCGGAGAGCCTTTTTGCAGGGCAGATCGGATCATGCCGCTGACCCAGACGATATCGGCGAGCTTGGTTGTGATGTCGTCTTCATTGCTTGCATTGTCTTGGGCAACAGAGGGTCTGATGCAAACTGGAGGGGCAGGCAGGAATTGCCAGATAAACATTTCCGGGCGACCTTCGGCAgggtcgaggccaaggagctcgcAGTCGGTAGGGCTTATCAtcttgaagaggttgagaaCCCTCAGCGGATTCAGATCCTCCATGGCCTTGCGAAGATGCTTATCGAGCTCAGGGTTCTCGCGCTTCGCCTCGGTGAAGGAGTTGTCGAACTTGATCTTGCTCTCGGGGGGGACCTTCTTCACCGAGGTGGACTTGTTGTAAAAGGAGAACTTGTCGTGGGCAAGTTTGAGGACACCAATCTTTCGAATCTGGCCGTTGATGGAGCCACAGTATGGGCAAGTCTTGATCTTTCGGCATTCTGCATTGATCTTTTTGCATATTTGAGTTCGGCGTAGGTTATCGAGGAACGGTCGCCGCAACTCCTTCAGAAACTGCCGTCGTTCAGGTTCTTCCAGTAACACTCGGCCACAATCCTAGCACAACATTAGCAAGCCCTCGCCTCCCTGTGTAGCGATCAACTTTACCTTGCAAATTTCTTGCAGGATAGACATGATGAAGCGCAGGTAGCCGACGTGGAAGGCCGGCAACGGAAGGCGGACATGACCAAAGTGTCCATTACACTCCGACAGCGATAGCTCGCAGGTTGCGCATTTTCCTGCCTTGCTCGAGGTTCCCTAGCAAGATATTTGTATTAGATAAGTTCGACATGAGCGGAGGTCGGGAGCTCACCAGTCGGGAGTCGAGAGGACCATGGCGATATGGGGCGCGATTATTCTCGATGTCATAAAGCAAGCGGTCAGAGACCTCGAGGACAGCCTGATTGGCAATGTCTTGGTTGGATCTAGTAACGAAAGAAGACAAGTCAGCGCTGTCCAACACAAAGAGATCACTGCGGCGAAGCAAACTCACTGAATGCCAAATTTGATGCCCTTGAATCGCTTAGGCAGCTTATCCACAAGCTGCTCCTTTACGGCACGCTTTGTGGACGCGTCGGTAGCCATACTGGACGCGATTGTAAACTTCGAGGCGGAGATTGGGCGGGCGAAATTGGACTGTTTCGAGGCAGCTGAAAGTGCTGGAGTTGGTATGATCGAGAGGTCGATCGCAGGTATGCGGGGATCCGGCAAGTGCGGATTAGGGTTGTGATCACAACAAGCTCGAATCGGAAGCTGCTTGAAGTGCTGGGGATTCGCATGCGATGTACATGACCAGAGGCGAGGAGTCGCGACGCTGCGAGAGGCGACAAGTCGAAGGTTGGATGAGAGGGACGGCGTGGGAGTTGAGTCGCAAAATTTCCGTCGCCAGGTAAAGAGGGACCCAGACTCTTTAGCATCAGTCGTGCCCCACCATCCTACCAGCCTGCGGGGGACCAGCCGCCCCCAAGGGATGAATCATCGCCGAAGGCGCACAATTGAAAGGTAACTTTGCGACAACGTCCTGCGTACTTGATGGTACAGACACTTTTCATTGGTTACTTGAGCGCGCATTCAAGACAAGGCTCTTACACAAGTAGTCGTTTATGAGCAGATATCACAATTCCAGGCGTGGATGTCACTAGGCCAAATGCCCAGCAGACGAGGTGACTGTTAGCCTTCCACAACATGCATCTTAAAGCCGGTAATCTGATCCCAAACATCTCTCAATAGGCCCCCAGCCAGCTCGAGTCCCTGACCATCTATTGTGATATCAAAGTACCCCCTACCAAGTGGCAGGGCTTATATACAGCTGCCAGAATGTCGTCTTAGGATTCAGACTTCCGCCTCGATCGATTCGACAGCATCTGGGAGAGGACGAAATGGTTCACATCCTCGTCAGCCCAATAGCCCATGTGTGAGGCGATTGTATTGATTGGGTTGAAGTCCAGGACGCTCCTTAATGCATGATTAGTCTTGATCCATTCGTTGCAACTAAGGGTTCTCTCCGGCATGGACACTCACTCTTGGATGCTGTAGTCGACTCGACCATTGCGATTGAGCGCTCGAactttcccttcttccttGCGCAGCTTGCGCGCCTTCTTATCTTCGTCCGACGTAGTAGTCGTCTCCCCTTCTTTCGACATTTGAGTGCGGCTTTGCTGGAATCTGGAATACAAGGTCTCCAGCTCGTCATCGATCAACGTCGGGCTGTGGTCGCTCAGGCCAGACCCAAAGTCCAAAGCATTGGTCGTGGAGTCAGCGAGCTTCTTCATGCGCGCATCTGTAGCCACTCGCTTCTCAGCGTCTGGAGTATCACCACTCGCCAGAGTCTTCGATCCCGCGCCTTCAAGGGTCTGTGATTCTCCGCGCGACGCGCTGGCTGTTATCCTCGCCACCTCTTCGCTATTTATACCGAGACTTCGGTTGAGCAGGTTACTAGCAATGCCGGCACTCAGACTCGACCACAATCCGCTGACGCTTTGTCCAACCATAGTTCCGATCCCGGTCAGCCCTTGTGGTGTAACATTGCTAAATATTCCCCTCTTCGTGTACGGTAACAATTGAGGCTTCAATATTGACATGGACGGTGATATCAGAGGCTCAAGGCGATAACTAATGGGGTCTGATGGGTGGAATATGTTAAAGAGCTGTTGAAGCTTGGGCGACGCGACGGTTCCGGGCAGACCGGTCACTAGGGATATTTGCTCTGTCCCCGACCCAAGGGGGGTTGTGCGGAGCACATCTTCATCACAATCCATGCTCTGGGGGTCCTTGGCTTTCACGGATTGGGAGCGCGGTCTCGCGGCTATAGTTCTAATCAAAGCTGTCAGTACAAACAAGGGCATCTGCCAGGTCAAAGGTGTTTCTAATCGTACCGTCCCTTAAGCATCTGGAAAAGACCAACCGGCGAGCCCAAGCAGAATAGGTCCTCAACATTGAAGTCGAGCTCCAGTTCTGTATTCTTGCTTGGCGATTCTGTTCGATCCTGCATCGGCCACAGACGCAACAAAGACTTATGCTCAGTAGGGCGATCTTGCTTCTGTTGGCAAAGAACATCGAAAAGGATCGCAGAGCCCAAGGAATGACCCATCAGATGCACTTTTCCCTTGAAGTCTGGGTTCCGTTCCTTGAATAGCTTGAAAATGCGGTTGCACTCATTGAGCACAATCCTCATAATTTGGTCACGGTAAGAGCTCTGATAGAGCAACACATCCAAAGCAAGGTCAGATATGAGGGAACGAGCAAAGGCCACCCCTTCAATAGTGATGTCGTCCAGAGATGGATCTACAGTTATAAGAGTCAGTGATCTGCCTTCAGAGTATCAAGTTTAGGGCCACTCAcattcatcctcgtcgccatcaaTGTCCCCTAAGTCGCGCTCGCCCTTCTTCTGGCGTTTTCTTGGGAAATCTAGAAGATGCCTCCAGCATACCGGGAGCACTTGTACGCGACTGTTTCCTGGTCCGGGGCCAAGCTCCGAGTTCAAGGCCTTCAGGTCTGCCGAGTTGGCATACACGGATTTGATGGTTTTGCGGAGGATATTAACATCGTGGACAAAGTTAACGCTTTCCATACTAGAGAGGGTTAGCACTAAGCAAGCAACACAATATCATCCGGTTAATAACATACCGAAGACTGAGAAGTTGGCCGATTCCATGGGTCACCAGCACCAGGTGTTCTATCTCCCGTCCTTGAGTCTCGCCGGCCTGCCCAGTGTAGTCGTCTTGTATCTCCTGTTCTTCGCGCCGGCGAATCTCTTCTTCAGTTTCAGCCTTGGTCCTCCCCTCACTCTCAATGAGCGATGATAGCTGGCGCTGCAGCCTGATTTCTCGAGGGtccctctccttcttgatctgCTCGTCATCGTGGGTGGGTTCATCATGGGAGGCACGGGTCGACGGAGGCGCCGATCTCCGCTTCAACAtcttctgctgcttctgaTCCAGCGAGAGGGCTTCATCGGCAGTGACTGATCGGCTTTCATCGCCCTTGTCTttatccttgtccttgtccttgtccttggttTTACTGGGCTCAGAATACCCACGAACGAGCTTCACCCCGCTCATGTAGCTCCCGCCGCCGAATCGCTGATACACAGATGAAGTGACCCATGAAAGCATGCCGTCCGAGGTCAACCAAGCTGTATTGGCGTCCTGGTAAGTGGCCACGCTATTCATATAGGTCCCAAAGAGCCGGTAGCTTTGGGGTTGCGATTGGCCTTGGGAGTCAGCGTTGGCAGCGGGGGCATTATGCTCCTTCAAGCGAGTCGCGCTCGCTGACCGGGATGAGCTTGTTGACTTGAGATTTTCCCGCGATGCTTTTGGGGTAATGTTTTTCCTCGCACCCGATGGGCTACGATCTCTGCCTGGTCAGTCGTTAGTGTCGATACGATTGCAAATGCAAGGGCAACGGCTTCATATACCAGCATATTGCCATGGCTTCGTCTTAAGGTAACCCTAGGAATATGTTAGACTACTCTTTAGCATAAGACATGATAATGCGCACCTCTTCAAGTTGTGCAGCAAGGTTCTCCTCGCAAGGACGTAATGTCGAGCTATCTTGATAGAACCAAGTTCCTCGCCGTACTAACACCAGTTAGTTGACGATACTGGTAGGCCGTGTCGCAGCGAACCTTCATAAACTGGGCCCAGCCAGTAAACAGGAGCCAGCTCTCGAGCTTCGATGTCGACCTCAAAGAGAAAATCTTCATTCACGGGAACACGAACGGCACTGGAATGAGAATCCTCATGGTCAAGGGCCTTCTCCGACATCTCGCCAGTCGCATCTGCTTTTCTCTTTCTCGAGGGTAGACGGGCACCAGGAGCCTGACTCCGAGCGTCCTCCATCGCTTCCAACAGCTTCTGATACTCTCCCTCCAAGGCCTTGGAATCGGAGGTAGAAAAGGCGGAATACTTCTTTGGCGGCGTTGCAGGCTTTTCGGGTTGCGCTGGACGGCTAGGGGAGGTCAACTGAGGCTTCCGCTTAGGAACCTACCCACGTGGTCAGCCAAGAGCCAGCAATGTCGGAGGAGTCCTTACGTCGACGGCGTGAAACCACTGGACTCTCAAAGGAGGGCATCCTGCAGGGTATGATTTGAAGCTTTGGCCGTAGAGATGCGTCGTGCTGTGATCGTCAGGATTCGCAGGAACAGGAGTTGGTCGAGCTTCCTCCGGCTTGGCCTTCTGAGTAGGAGTTGTACTGCGGCTACTGGCCCAGGGATTAATGGAGTCGACAGCGGAGCTCAAGTAAGACTTTTCGGTCTTCTTTTCGGCTGCCCCTGAGGCCATGGTAGCACGATATGATCGTGACCATATACAGCGTGAAAACCTGTTGGTGAGCAGGACAACAGACCGTTGCGAGGCCGAAGTCAGGGTGAGTGAACGTCCTGGGAAACACGAGATAGCCAACGCGGATTTCCTTCTAAGGGATCCCGAAGTAAAGTCGGATTTCCGGCGTGATAGATTGAACGATGAAGCCTAGCTCGCCTTGGTATCGGTCAGCCTGAGCTGTTAACCAGCGACGATTGTAGTCGCAGCAGTGATAGTGATGGTTATATGAGTTTTGCTCAAATTGAACACATTGCCATCAGAGATATAGCAACGCACAAATAGAGTCAaagaaggcaaaggccaaggcgTTAACAGAAGATAGGCCAAATGTGTTCTGGGGAATTGCGATAAGGCGGAGGATTCATGTGAAGATGACGTCCCTTGCCGAGGGTGGAGGTGACGACACGAATCGCAAACGTGTGCCTGAACTAAGGCAGCCTGGTAACATTAGTGGGGGGCTTGAACAGCTTCACCCAGGGATGCTCAGCTGACGGGCACTATATCACAGTCAATGAGGAAGCTTCAACTTTTCTGATACAAgagttaatttttttttttttttttccttagaGAAAAGACTGGTGCATTCCCATTGTGAAGGTTTAACCACGGCTTTTAACTGGATGCCTAAATACATCCGAAATACCTGCGGACCCTGACACCGTTCCAAGCCACCACGTGTATTAGGCAGTTCAATACTCC
This region of Fusarium falciforme chromosome 5, complete sequence genomic DNA includes:
- a CDS encoding DDHD domain-containing protein, with translation MASGAAEKKTEKSYLSSAVDSINPWASSRSTTPTQKAKPEEARPTPVPANPDDHSTTHLYGQSFKSYPAGCPPLRVQWFHAVDVPKRKPQLTSPSRPAQPEKPATPPKKYSAFSTSDSKALEGEYQKLLEAMEDARSQAPGARLPSRKRKADATGEMSEKALDHEDSHSSAVRVPVNEDFLFEVDIEARELAPVYWLGPVYEVRRGTWFYQDSSTLRPCEENLAAQLEEGYLKTKPWQYAGRDRSPSGARKNITPKASRENLKSTSSSRSASATRLKEHNAPAANADSQGQSQPQSYRLFGTYMNSVATYQDANTAWLTSDGMLSWVTSSVYQRFGGGSYMSGVKLVRGYSEPSKTKDKDKDKDKDKGDESRSVTADEALSLDQKQQKMLKRRSAPPSTRASHDEPTHDDEQIKKERDPREIRLQRQLSSLIESEGRTKAETEEEIRRREEQEIQDDYTGQAGETQGREIEHLVLVTHGIGQLLSLRMESVNFVHDVNILRKTIKSVYANSADLKALNSELGPGPGNSRVQVLPVCWRHLLDFPRKRQKKGERDLGDIDGDEDEYPSLDDITIEGVAFARSLISDLALDVLLYQSSYRDQIMRIVLNECNRIFKLFKERNPDFKGKVHLMGHSLGSAILFDVLCQQKQDRPTEHKSLLRLWPMQDRTESPSKNTELELDFNVEDLFCLGSPVGLFQMLKGRTIAARPRSQSVKAKDPQSMDCDEDVLRTTPLGSGTEQISLVTGLPGTVASPKLQQLFNIFHPSDPISYRLEPLISPSMSILKPQLLPYTKRGIFSNVTPQGLTGIGTMVGQSVSGLWSSLSAGIASNLLNRSLGINSEEVARITASASRGESQTLEGAGSKTLASGDTPDAEKRVATDARMKKLADSTTNALDFGSGLSDHSPTLIDDELETLYSRFQQSRTQMSKEGETTTTSDEDKKARKLRKEEGKVRALNRNGRVDYSIQESVLDFNPINTIASHMGYWADEDVNHFVLSQMLSNRSRRKSES
- a CDS encoding DNA-directed RNA polymerase subunit, with the translated sequence MATDASTKRAVKEQLVDKLPKRFKGIKFGIQSNQDIANQAVLEVSDRLLYDIENNRAPYRHGPLDSRLGTSSKAGKCATCELSLSECNGHFGHVRLPLPAFHVGYLRFIMSILQEICKDCGRVLLEEPERRQFLKELRRPFLDNLRRTQICKKINAECRKIKTCPYCGSINGQIRKIGVLKLAHDKFSFYNKSTSVKKVPPESKIKFDNSFTEAKRENPELDKHLRKAMEDLNPLRVLNLFKMISPTDCELLGLDPAEGRPEMFIWQFLPAPPVCIRPSVAQDNASNEDDITTKLADIVWVSGMIRSALQKGSPVQTIMEQWEYLQTQIAMYVNSDVPGLQQPGFGKATRGFCQRLKGKQGRFRGNLSGKRVDFSGRTVISPDPNLGIDQVAVPQLVAKNLTYPERVQRHNIEKLRQCIKNGVDVWPGAQRVVKQDDGGYSINLKFANRDNTARDLKYGDVVERHLEDNDIVLFNRQPSLHKLSIMSHLAKVRPWRTFRLNECVCGPYNADFDGDEMNLHVPQTEEARAEAINLMGIKHNLATPKNGEPVIAATQDFITAAFLLSSKDRFFDRKTFTYLCMHMMDGKTHLDMPPPAIIAPQALWTGKQLFSMLMRPNKDSRVKVNLDAKCRAYKARPGQCPDMDPNDGWLVVRNSEVMCGRMDKSTVGSGKKDSIFYVILRDFGPDEAVVAMNRLAKLCARQLTNRGFSIGVGDVFPTQSLNEEKEKLVAVAYKQCDDLIETFKAGKLEKAAGCNQEQTLENSMSGILSKVRQQAGSYCVDTLSRNNAPLIMAKSGSKGSDINVAQMVALVGQQIIGGSRVADGFQDRTLPHFHKNARQPPSKGFVKNSFYTGLFPTEFIFHAMSGREGLVDTAVKTAETGYMSRRLMKSLEDLSTQYDDTVRTSGGGIVQFQFGADKLDPVDMEGSAEPVHFLRTWTHAESLTRDNSEASMTPEEIRSFCDSVLETERRRYVRRGLLHNEVLDYGDTSDYGIDEHEGARGFLKAIETHVEGLASKLERVRKLAGFEGDVMVRATAQDHADRTAKVTLSTLRLFIKMCLDKYKKAHVEPGHAVGAVGAHSIGEPGTQMTLKTFHFAGVAGMSITQGVPRIKEIINASKTISTPVITCPLENNEQIEAARVVKGRIEKTYISDVLRFVEDEWRTNEGNVVLQIDSTALSDMHLGIGPYDIAEAICKQRKLKVQRDDLSIDGERIIVRVRDVSDSTKRTTARSKAAADDTGDMLLRANFLRRVLPTVPISGYPEATRAIIQTSEQNTHTVLVEGYGLRECMTTEGVIGIKARSNNVMECRDVLGIEAARTTIADEIGEVMGDMGIDPRHMQLLADVMTYKGEVLGITRFGLSKMRDSVLQLASFEKTPDHLFEAAAGMKTDQIEGVSECIIMGQTMRVGTGAFQVVRRLGIQGGDLKQKPTTFEDAWAAETALKRKARRKV